The following are encoded in a window of Poecile atricapillus isolate bPoeAtr1 chromosome 3, bPoeAtr1.hap1, whole genome shotgun sequence genomic DNA:
- the LOC131577352 gene encoding uncharacterized protein LOC131577352, translating into MRRNQTIEEQLSPAASPMQFGTSGRGERRTGGLHSTKPEMFLTRRRNLLLFVFAGRKLRRTAPGDPGTAGHPIPGGADGTKARFQHPMSEFVARRVRAPAAAPGSGFPAPPPGAAPRPASALGCSGLARCARRSAGGGVRRLTLSLTPAGPALPPPRPRAAPPAMSRGSRLALAVSALLSAAIVAAVHVQQRRELERLRSGVVRDLERQNQKKENIRLLEEQIALTKQLMEERDKALMEKRSQQS; encoded by the exons ATGAGAAGAAACCAAACAATTGAAGAGCAGctttctccagctgcttctcccaTGCAATTCGGGACTTCTGGGCGAGGAGAGCGCAGAACTGGTGGTCTTCACTcgacaaaaccagaaatgtttCTCACACGCAGGAGAAACCTCCTTTTGTTTGTGTTCGCCGGCAGGAAGCTCCGGCGAACAGCCCCGGGAGACCCCGGCACAGCTGGGCACCCAATCCCCGGTGGCGCTGATGGAACAAAGGCGCGTTTTCAGCATCCCATGTCAGAGTTTGTGGCCAGGAGGGTGCGAGCGCCCGCGGCTGCTCCAGGGAGCGGCTTCCCGGCCCCGCCTCCCGGCGCTGCGCCCCGCCCCGCATCGGCGCTCGGCTGCTCGGGCCTGGCTCGCTGCGCTCGGCGCTCGGCCGGAGGCGGGGTGCGCCGCCTCACGCTCTCCCTCACCCCCGCCGGCCCGGCGCTTcccccgccgcggccccgcgccgccccgccggCCATGTCGCGGGGCTCCCGCCTGGCGCTGGCCGTCTCCGCGCTGCTCTCCGCCGCCATCGTGGCGGCCGTGCACGTCCAGCAGCGCCGGGAGCTGGAG AGGCTGCGGAGTGGCGTTGTCAGAGATCTTGAGCGTCAGAATCAGAAAAAGGAGAACATTCGCCTGTTAGAAGAGCAGATTGCTCTGACAAAGCAGCTCATGGAAGAGAGAGACAAGGCGCTAATGGAAAAACGTTCGCAGCAGTCCTAG